The following are encoded in a window of Arthrobacter antioxidans genomic DNA:
- a CDS encoding Na(+)/H(+) antiporter subunit C: protein MTINITLIVIMAAFFAAGIYLLLERSLTRVLLGLILLGNGANILMLAMSGGGGTSPLYVSGTPAEEYTDSLPQALILTAIVITFAVTAFMLGIIYRSWVLGRADVVQDDPEDRRVADQSSYDWEDDADVPVETTEFVHEIPDPADLSQGSVDEAEERPGVQRINKLNHKGQR, encoded by the coding sequence ATGACCATCAACATCACCCTCATCGTCATCATGGCGGCGTTCTTCGCCGCCGGGATCTACCTGCTCCTCGAACGCAGCCTGACCCGCGTGCTGCTCGGTCTGATCCTCCTCGGCAACGGGGCGAACATCCTGATGCTCGCCATGAGCGGCGGCGGCGGCACATCGCCGCTCTACGTCTCGGGAACCCCTGCGGAGGAGTACACGGACAGCCTGCCGCAGGCCCTGATCCTGACGGCGATCGTCATCACGTTTGCGGTCACCGCGTTCATGCTCGGCATCATCTACCGTTCATGGGTCCTCGGCCGCGCGGACGTCGTCCAGGACGACCCCGAGGATCGCCGCGTCGCGGACCAGAGCAGCTACGACTGGGAGGACGACGCCGACGTCCCCGTCGAGACCACAGAATTCGTTCACGAAATACCCGACCCCGCTGACCTATCTCAGGGCAGCGTCGATGAGGCAGAGGAACGACCCGGAGTGCAGCGCATCAACAAACTGAACCACAAAGGACAACGATGA
- a CDS encoding Na+/H+ antiporter subunit A, which yields MLIILIGLFAGALIAPLLFARFGRSAFFVLAAFPAAGFVWLMFSLPAVLTADQRALPGQPNAPPSVTIPWIPSLQLELAFRIDGLAAALCILILGVGALVLFYCARYFKSDDPDVGAFGAQLLAFAAAMFGLVLADDLLLMFIFWELTTILSYLLIGYSRHRLSARRSALQALIVTTFGGLAMLVGLVMIGEAAGTYRISEILAGADALVAQGTLIDVAIALVLVGAITKSALVPFHFWLPGAMAAPTPVSAYLHAAAMVKAGVFLVARFAPGFSETAFWHPVILVLGMTTMLVGGWRALRQFDLKLVLAYGTVSQLGFLTMVVGLGGADGALAGLGLLLAHGFFKATLFLVVGIIDHQTGTRDIRKLSGVGRGAPVLALTAIVAGASMAGVPPLFGFVAKESVYEAFVHRAEDGVAGTLLLGGIVLGSILTFAYSARFVWGGFATKPGESPTPIKRIRKSFLIAPCVLTACTVVFGIWPAPLDAAVQPYVSLFEAPESPPYLALWHGVNLALMLSVITLVCGAMMFYARLRIERWQDTLYPVFDAERTYRNSIGVLDDVAVWVTGKTQRGSLSFYLFVILTMAVATPLAALILFDAPTPSSFMIAESAAQVIVGVVILVGIVAALRAQKRFTAVLMVGITGYGMALIFALHGAPDLALTQVMVETIVLVAFVLALRSLPPRLGDRAASVNRWFRAGLGIAFGGTMAVIAMSAMASRNAAPISLAYPEMAYDGGGGANAVNVLLVDIRAWDTFGEVTVLAIAATGVASLIFVRGRGDKRHRAADVEDGSVDRGQEPLDARGRGNAARELAAQFAGSSRDPWLVAGQTLAPERRSIIFEVITRLLFHTIIMLSLYLLVAGHNLPGGGFAGGLTAGLALAIRYLAGGRLELAEASPVSAGALLGIGLAIVSLTAVTPLLFGGAVLESYILEFWLPVFGDVKFVTSTIFDIGVYIIVVGLVLDVLRSLGSKIDERSESDPEDDDLLTQHQQRTDDGETVAR from the coding sequence GTGCTGATCATCCTGATAGGTCTGTTTGCGGGTGCTCTCATCGCGCCATTGCTGTTCGCACGGTTCGGCCGGTCGGCGTTCTTCGTTCTTGCTGCTTTCCCCGCTGCGGGCTTTGTGTGGTTGATGTTTTCACTGCCCGCTGTCCTCACTGCCGACCAGCGGGCCTTGCCCGGCCAGCCGAATGCCCCACCGTCAGTCACGATCCCGTGGATCCCGAGTCTGCAGCTTGAGTTGGCTTTCCGGATCGACGGTCTTGCGGCCGCGCTGTGCATCCTGATCCTCGGCGTGGGCGCGCTCGTGCTCTTCTATTGCGCGCGCTACTTCAAAAGTGATGACCCTGACGTCGGCGCCTTCGGAGCCCAGTTGCTCGCCTTCGCGGCCGCGATGTTCGGGCTGGTCCTGGCGGACGATCTCCTGCTGATGTTCATCTTTTGGGAACTGACCACCATCCTGTCCTACCTGCTGATTGGTTACTCCCGGCACCGGTTGTCGGCCCGCCGGTCGGCCCTGCAGGCCCTGATCGTCACGACCTTCGGCGGTCTGGCGATGCTCGTGGGCCTGGTCATGATCGGTGAGGCAGCGGGAACGTACCGCATCTCCGAGATCCTTGCAGGCGCAGATGCGCTGGTCGCCCAAGGAACCCTGATTGATGTCGCGATCGCCCTGGTGCTGGTGGGCGCCATCACGAAGTCCGCGCTTGTGCCGTTCCACTTCTGGTTGCCCGGTGCCATGGCCGCCCCGACGCCGGTCAGCGCGTATCTGCACGCTGCCGCGATGGTGAAGGCCGGCGTCTTCCTCGTGGCACGGTTCGCGCCCGGGTTCAGCGAGACCGCGTTCTGGCATCCGGTGATCCTCGTCCTGGGTATGACGACGATGCTGGTGGGCGGGTGGCGGGCGCTGCGCCAGTTCGACCTCAAACTCGTGCTCGCGTACGGCACGGTCAGCCAGCTCGGATTCCTGACCATGGTCGTAGGACTGGGCGGAGCCGATGGTGCGCTTGCCGGTCTCGGTTTGTTGCTGGCTCATGGGTTCTTCAAGGCCACGTTGTTCCTGGTGGTCGGAATTATCGACCACCAGACGGGCACCCGAGACATCAGGAAACTGTCGGGGGTCGGTCGAGGCGCCCCGGTCCTGGCACTCACCGCAATTGTTGCGGGTGCTTCCATGGCTGGGGTGCCACCCTTGTTCGGGTTCGTCGCGAAGGAATCTGTGTACGAGGCGTTCGTGCACCGGGCCGAGGACGGTGTCGCCGGCACCCTCCTGCTCGGCGGGATCGTGCTCGGGTCCATCCTGACCTTCGCCTACAGTGCACGATTCGTATGGGGGGGCTTCGCCACAAAGCCGGGCGAAAGCCCGACCCCGATCAAGCGGATCCGTAAGTCCTTCCTGATCGCGCCCTGCGTCCTCACCGCCTGCACCGTCGTCTTCGGTATCTGGCCGGCCCCTTTGGACGCGGCCGTGCAACCGTATGTGTCGCTGTTCGAGGCCCCCGAATCACCCCCGTATCTGGCCCTCTGGCACGGTGTGAATCTGGCCCTGATGTTGTCGGTCATCACCCTCGTCTGCGGGGCCATGATGTTCTACGCGCGGCTGCGGATCGAACGGTGGCAGGACACGTTGTATCCAGTATTCGATGCCGAACGCACCTACAGGAACAGCATCGGCGTGCTCGACGACGTCGCCGTATGGGTGACAGGCAAAACGCAGCGCGGCTCCCTGTCCTTCTACCTGTTCGTCATCCTGACCATGGCGGTAGCAACCCCGCTGGCAGCGTTGATCCTTTTCGACGCCCCGACGCCGTCCAGTTTCATGATTGCGGAATCAGCCGCCCAGGTAATCGTCGGCGTGGTGATCCTGGTCGGGATCGTCGCGGCGTTGCGCGCGCAGAAACGGTTCACGGCTGTCCTGATGGTGGGCATCACCGGGTACGGCATGGCGTTGATCTTCGCCTTGCACGGCGCCCCGGACCTCGCGCTCACCCAGGTCATGGTGGAAACGATCGTGCTGGTCGCCTTCGTCCTCGCCCTGCGCTCCCTGCCGCCCCGATTGGGAGACCGCGCAGCCAGTGTTAACCGCTGGTTCAGGGCGGGCCTGGGGATCGCGTTCGGCGGCACCATGGCCGTGATCGCGATGTCCGCCATGGCCTCGCGCAACGCGGCTCCCATCTCCCTCGCCTACCCGGAGATGGCCTACGACGGCGGCGGCGGAGCCAACGCCGTCAATGTCCTCCTCGTGGACATCCGCGCCTGGGACACCTTCGGGGAGGTCACCGTCCTCGCCATCGCCGCAACCGGCGTCGCGAGCCTGATCTTCGTCCGCGGCCGCGGGGACAAGCGACACCGGGCCGCTGACGTAGAGGACGGCTCGGTGGACCGGGGCCAGGAACCCCTGGACGCCCGGGGTCGCGGCAACGCAGCCCGTGAACTCGCAGCCCAGTTCGCTGGTTCATCCAGGGACCCGTGGCTTGTTGCCGGGCAAACCCTGGCGCCGGAGCGCCGGTCCATCATCTTCGAGGTCATCACCCGGCTGCTCTTCCACACCATCATCATGCTGTCCCTGTACCTGCTGGTCGCCGGCCACAACCTGCCCGGCGGAGGCTTCGCCGGAGGACTCACCGCAGGGCTCGCCCTCGCCATCCGCTATCTCGCCGGCGGACGGCTGGAACTGGCCGAAGCCAGCCCGGTCAGCGCCGGCGCCCTGCTGGGCATCGGGCTCGCGATCGTCTCCCTCACCGCGGTAACACCCCTGCTCTTCGGCGGGGCGGTCCTCGAGAGCTACATCCTCGAATTCTGGCTGCCGGTCTTCGGCGACGTGAAGTTCGTGACGTCCACCATCTTCGACATCGGGGTCTACATCATCGTCGTCGGACTCGTCCTGGACGTCCTGCGCAGCCTCGGCTCGAAAATCGATGAACGCAGCGAATCAGACCCCGAAGACGATGACCTGCTCACCCAACACCAGCAGCGCACGGACGACGGCGAAACGGTGGCCCGGTAA
- a CDS encoding Na+/H+ antiporter subunit D, whose protein sequence is MIAADLAPLAVVLPFLGAAVTFLLIRHSRAQRAVSITTLSITLLIEVVILLAAPSTGTHAVHLGGWAAPFGIVLVVDQFSALMLVVSSAISLAVLIYAAGQGIADGDEDGPVSIFHPTYLILVAGVSNAFLTGDLFNLYVGFEILLTASYVLMTLGGTAPRIRAGVTYVVVSVVSSMLFLIAIAMIYGATGTVNMADLAVKLETVDPATQLVLHLMLLVAFGIKAAVFPLSFWLPDSYPTAPAPVTAVFAGLLTKVGVYAMVRVETLLFPGDRINTLLMVVALLTMIVGILGALAQDDIKRLLSFTLVSHIGYMVFGLAISTRIGLGAAVYYVAHHITVQTSLFLVTGLIERRGGTANMDRLGGLAKLSPLLGILFFLPAMNLAGIPPFSGFLGKLGLIQAGVDLGTPLAYLLVAGGVATSLLTLLVMARVWNRAFWRTPDDAEDPDPILLASKADGSRIGTSRHVTGEDAGRFAGRGPVTLLPRTMTGPTIGLVVLGLSLTVLAGPLFTLSDNAAQEMLDRTPYIEAVLGPGADG, encoded by the coding sequence ATGATCGCCGCCGACCTGGCCCCCCTCGCCGTCGTCCTGCCGTTCCTCGGCGCGGCCGTCACCTTCCTGCTCATCCGCCACTCCCGGGCGCAGCGCGCCGTCAGCATCACCACCCTCAGCATCACCCTGCTCATCGAGGTCGTCATACTCCTCGCCGCCCCCTCCACGGGGACCCACGCCGTCCACCTCGGCGGCTGGGCAGCACCCTTCGGCATCGTGCTCGTGGTCGACCAGTTCTCGGCCCTGATGCTCGTCGTGTCCTCCGCCATCAGCCTCGCGGTGCTCATCTACGCCGCGGGCCAAGGGATAGCGGACGGCGACGAGGACGGACCGGTCTCGATCTTCCACCCCACCTACCTCATCCTCGTAGCCGGGGTGTCCAACGCCTTCCTCACAGGGGATCTGTTCAACCTGTACGTCGGCTTCGAGATCCTGCTGACCGCGAGCTACGTCCTCATGACCCTGGGCGGCACCGCGCCGCGCATCCGGGCCGGGGTGACCTACGTCGTGGTCAGCGTGGTGTCCTCCATGCTGTTCCTGATCGCGATCGCGATGATCTACGGGGCGACCGGGACGGTCAACATGGCGGATCTCGCGGTGAAGCTGGAGACGGTGGACCCGGCGACCCAGCTGGTGCTCCACCTCATGCTGCTCGTCGCCTTCGGCATCAAGGCGGCGGTCTTCCCGCTCTCCTTCTGGCTCCCGGACTCCTATCCCACCGCTCCTGCACCCGTCACCGCCGTGTTCGCCGGCCTGCTGACCAAGGTGGGCGTCTACGCCATGGTCCGCGTCGAGACACTCCTCTTCCCCGGCGACCGCATCAACACCCTGCTCATGGTCGTCGCGCTGCTCACCATGATCGTGGGCATCCTCGGCGCTCTGGCGCAGGACGACATCAAAAGGCTGCTGTCCTTCACCCTCGTGAGCCATATCGGCTACATGGTCTTCGGGCTGGCCATCTCCACACGGATCGGACTCGGCGCCGCCGTCTACTACGTGGCCCACCACATCACCGTGCAGACGAGCCTCTTCCTCGTCACCGGACTGATCGAGCGCCGGGGCGGGACGGCGAACATGGACCGGCTCGGGGGACTGGCGAAGCTCTCACCGCTGCTCGGCATCCTGTTCTTCCTGCCCGCCATGAACCTCGCCGGCATCCCCCCGTTCTCCGGCTTCCTCGGCAAGCTCGGGCTGATCCAGGCCGGCGTGGACCTCGGGACACCGCTGGCCTACCTCCTCGTTGCGGGTGGGGTGGCCACCAGCCTGCTGACCCTCCTGGTCATGGCCCGGGTCTGGAACCGGGCGTTCTGGCGTACCCCGGACGACGCGGAGGACCCGGACCCCATCCTGCTCGCGAGCAAGGCCGACGGCTCCAGAATCGGCACCTCCCGCCACGTCACGGGCGAAGACGCCGGGAGATTCGCAGGGAGGGGCCCGGTGACCCTGCTGCCGCGCACCATGACAGGCCCCACGATCGGCCTCGTGGTGTTGGGACTGTCCCTCACCGTCCTCGCCGGGCCGCTGTTCACCCTCAGCGACAATGCGGCCCAGGAGATGCTCGACCGGACCCCCTACATCGAGGCCGTCCTCGGGCCGGGGGCCGACGGATGA
- a CDS encoding monovalent cation/H+ antiporter complex subunit F — MNAVIYLVGGILSVAALLALYRAVRGPSILDRVLALDVVLAVVGAGLVLNMVVGRHLDNLVLLVTISLIGFIGSVTVARFVTDRK; from the coding sequence ATGAACGCCGTAATCTATCTAGTCGGAGGGATACTCTCTGTTGCGGCCCTCCTGGCCCTGTACCGGGCCGTCCGCGGGCCGTCGATCCTCGACCGCGTCCTGGCGCTCGACGTCGTCCTGGCGGTCGTCGGCGCGGGTCTGGTACTGAACATGGTGGTGGGCCGCCACCTCGACAACCTCGTGCTGCTCGTGACGATCTCGCTCATCGGTTTCATCGGCTCCGTCACCGTCGCCCGCTTCGTCACCGACAGGAAGTGA
- a CDS encoding Na+/H+ antiporter subunit E, whose protein sequence is MSRQRIPLVTELPLVIWLVLVWGALWQDFSPGNLVFGAILAYAVVNFFYLPPVQLTGRFNVLWLIPFLGRFFFKLITASAEVFWLALTKGPQLRSAVVAVELRSSSDFLVTATGHAISLIPGSLVLEVDRSTSTLYLHCLHVNAPEDAEAIRRDVRATEGWLIRIMGTKADLASLRAEEADR, encoded by the coding sequence ATGAGCCGCCAGCGCATCCCCCTCGTCACGGAACTGCCGCTCGTCATCTGGCTCGTCCTCGTCTGGGGAGCGCTGTGGCAGGACTTCAGCCCCGGCAACCTGGTGTTCGGGGCCATACTCGCGTACGCCGTCGTGAACTTCTTCTACCTGCCGCCCGTCCAGCTGACCGGGCGCTTCAATGTCCTTTGGCTGATTCCCTTCCTCGGGCGGTTCTTCTTCAAACTCATCACCGCCAGTGCCGAGGTGTTCTGGCTCGCCCTCACGAAGGGGCCGCAGCTCAGGAGTGCCGTGGTGGCCGTGGAGCTCCGCAGCAGCTCGGACTTCCTCGTCACCGCCACGGGCCACGCGATCTCCCTGATCCCCGGATCCCTCGTCCTGGAGGTTGACCGCTCCACCTCGACCCTCTACCTCCACTGCCTCCACGTGAATGCGCCCGAGGACGCCGAGGCCATCCGCCGGGACGTCCGCGCCACGGAGGGCTGGCTCATCCGAATTATGGGTACCAAGGCGGATCTCGCCTCCCTTCGCGCCGAGGAGGCAGACCGATGA
- a CDS encoding recombinase family protein, translating to MAAVGYARVSTRDQNLDGQTDALEAAGCEKVFIEHASGVLAKRPALEDALEYLRAGDTLVVTKLDRLGRSVRNLKEVADGLQRRGIGLKALSQGIDTTTPGGRLFFHMLAAIAEFEHDLIVERTKDGLAAARARGRTGGGRVKMTPNRARQARTMYEEKTYTVQQIAETFGVSRGTIYRHLGDDARA from the coding sequence ATGGCAGCAGTCGGGTACGCGCGGGTCTCGACGCGGGATCAGAATCTGGACGGTCAGACCGATGCGCTGGAGGCCGCCGGGTGCGAAAAGGTCTTCATCGAGCACGCCTCGGGGGTCCTGGCGAAGCGGCCCGCCCTGGAGGACGCGCTCGAGTACTTGAGGGCGGGGGACACCCTGGTCGTGACGAAACTCGATCGGTTGGGCCGGTCGGTCAGGAATCTGAAGGAAGTCGCCGACGGGCTGCAGCGGCGGGGGATTGGGTTGAAGGCCCTGTCCCAGGGCATTGATACGACGACTCCCGGTGGGCGGTTGTTCTTCCACATGCTCGCTGCGATCGCCGAGTTCGAACACGACCTGATCGTGGAGCGCACCAAGGACGGCCTGGCCGCAGCGAGGGCCCGTGGCCGGACGGGCGGGGGCCGGGTAAAGATGACACCGAACAGGGCCCGGCAGGCCCGGACCATGTATGAGGAGAAGACATACACGGTGCAGCAGATCGCCGAGACGTTCGGGGTCTCCCGCGGCACGATCTACCGGCACCTCGGCGACGACGCCAGGGCCTGA
- a CDS encoding alpha/beta fold hydrolase, with protein sequence MYVASSGPENTSPVLLLHGGGVAGWMWESLQQQLESAHLTLVPDLPGHGHSAAEPYVSHSQTVRELTQILTDMVPNQPVTVIGFSLGAQLAIQLASEHPELVRQVVIISAQAKTMPFTKFTLKLLGITAPLARHRWFAKLQSRELFISPRQMENYIRTSSSITRESLVTAVGENMRFRLPEEWHTFPGRALVMVGGREGRLMRDSARAVHAALPRSELEVVEGLAHGIPLQRPEWFNQRITAWLRERII encoded by the coding sequence ATGTATGTCGCTTCTTCCGGCCCCGAGAACACCTCACCCGTGCTGCTTCTTCACGGCGGAGGAGTGGCTGGATGGATGTGGGAATCGCTGCAGCAACAACTTGAAAGTGCACATCTGACGCTTGTGCCTGACCTCCCCGGGCATGGTCACAGCGCCGCTGAACCTTACGTCTCCCATTCCCAAACGGTGCGCGAGCTCACCCAGATCCTTACTGACATGGTTCCCAACCAACCCGTGACCGTCATAGGTTTCTCCCTCGGAGCGCAGCTGGCAATTCAGCTCGCATCCGAACACCCCGAGCTCGTTCGCCAGGTGGTAATCATCAGTGCTCAGGCGAAGACAATGCCCTTCACGAAGTTCACTCTCAAACTTCTTGGTATTACCGCACCACTAGCCCGCCATCGTTGGTTCGCCAAGCTGCAATCCCGGGAGTTGTTTATCTCGCCTCGCCAGATGGAGAATTACATTAGAACGAGCAGCAGTATCACCAGAGAATCTTTGGTTACTGCGGTGGGTGAGAATATGAGGTTTAGACTTCCCGAAGAATGGCACACATTCCCAGGCCGCGCTTTGGTGATGGTGGGAGGACGCGAAGGTCGCCTGATGCGCGACTCTGCAAGGGCAGTGCACGCAGCTTTACCACGCAGCGAACTTGAGGTCGTGGAGGGGCTCGCCCATGGCATCCCCTTGCAGCGGCCGGAATGGTTCAACCAGCGCATTACCGCGTGGCTTAGGGAGCGCATCATCTGA
- a CDS encoding DUF1963 domain-containing protein — MTRTTKKNLDVPVHGPYGQVEKWLRATGAGEVLEDAVFSPVFSEQSFEPGAPSEAELRELWPAGGWMCWLGGPAVAPLEQWPRRADGKALAHVASIHLGVLDATTDAVGKAGWPEGQLREGLPTEGVLEVFHDLESFGYDPAEGAARSWLVRWVKTPDHSVLIDPPQDLDTPTEVCQLCLPLPGFTLPSAADAASGPQDRFDLVESLELSLQNGWLAQRTGSSPEVPIPFSHAYGHSHHGRIAAVEDILPGVLPLEPGDEYRLILDLESWTALAGWFGDAGNLEIWIRESDLQARAFERAWCLIRTD; from the coding sequence ATGACCCGCACGACCAAGAAGAATCTAGATGTCCCGGTCCATGGACCGTATGGCCAGGTGGAGAAGTGGCTGCGCGCTACCGGCGCCGGGGAAGTGCTCGAGGACGCCGTGTTTTCCCCGGTGTTCAGTGAGCAGTCCTTCGAGCCCGGGGCGCCGAGTGAAGCCGAGCTCCGCGAGCTGTGGCCTGCAGGCGGGTGGATGTGCTGGCTGGGCGGACCCGCCGTCGCCCCCTTGGAGCAATGGCCCCGCCGCGCCGACGGCAAGGCGTTGGCCCATGTGGCTTCGATCCACCTAGGCGTCCTGGATGCCACCACCGATGCTGTGGGCAAGGCGGGGTGGCCCGAGGGACAGCTACGCGAAGGACTGCCCACTGAAGGCGTCCTTGAGGTCTTCCATGATCTCGAGTCCTTCGGCTACGACCCCGCTGAGGGTGCGGCGCGTAGCTGGCTGGTCCGCTGGGTGAAGACCCCCGACCATTCGGTGCTCATCGACCCGCCCCAGGACCTGGACACCCCCACCGAGGTATGCCAGCTGTGCCTGCCGCTGCCGGGCTTCACACTGCCCTCGGCCGCCGATGCGGCCTCCGGGCCCCAGGACCGGTTCGATCTCGTCGAGTCCCTGGAGCTCAGCCTGCAGAACGGGTGGCTCGCCCAACGCACCGGTTCCTCACCGGAGGTGCCGATACCGTTCAGCCACGCCTATGGCCACAGCCATCACGGCCGGATCGCCGCCGTTGAAGACATCCTTCCCGGCGTCCTGCCGTTGGAACCAGGCGACGAGTACCGGCTGATCCTGGATCTCGAGTCGTGGACCGCCCTCGCGGGATGGTTCGGCGATGCGGGTAACCTCGAGATCTGGATCCGCGAATCCGACCTCCAGGCACGAGCCTTCGAACGCGCCTGGTGCCTCATCCGCACCGACTAG